TATTTCATAAACAtactaataaaatagaatatactaaaattaagtccatattaaaattaaaagcaaCAAATTTATAATGGAATACAtgttaaaattacaaaaagagaTGATATGAGTTTGATCTCCATAAACTTTATatacatgtataataatttttaactacatactataatatattaatagtgTGGGTAGGTCAAATAAGCTTAGGCCTAAACTCACATCTAATTTTACTTGCAGTTCAATTCGTTTCATTCTCAATCCAATCCACTGTAGATGGGATTGTCAACCCTATCCAAAAAAATAGAGTTAAATTGGATACTTgaagataaagttaatattatcATCTCAAACATAGTAaaactaaatattattattatttattttctaaaatatctttACGTTTAAAGGATAAATATTgacattttttttatcaaacgAATTGAACAGCTCCTAATCTTAAGTATTATACTTATGCATTACACACCCACATCGATGCATTATTCACCTACACACTGTATGGATACACACTGTGAATTTTTAAACAATATCTAACTTTGATTGAAAGTTGAAATCAAATACAACTTGCAAGAGGCATATAGATATACTATCTGTACTAGGGCTCCTATATCAAAGTAACCAATTGTGAGACCCATAGTTAACATGACACTGTTGTTCCACGCACGATCCTAGTCCACCATGGGGTCTTTTGCAGAAACATTAGCAACTGCAAGTAATGGTACTACTTCaagcaaggttctttcaattcaTACGGTTAGCTCCACCATATCTAAAATATGTGCTCGTATGCATAAGGTGCATCAGCAATAGGTAtctatattattttactaaagattATATCTAGACAAATCaatttcttattatatataatttaatacaaattagtttcaaaaataacaattatcaattaaataGGTCCCTAATTATATGCATTGTTAGACAAGTAAGTCCATTTTGAGATTTATTTATTGGGATTTATTTGTCCACTAAAACGTAACATTTTGAGTAATTACAAAATGATGTCATTTTGCGTGTTTTCGTGGAATTTGTTTATCTGCTACTAACACGTGACATCGTCACAACTAACGTTACTCATTTAATAATCACGTAAAATTTCTGTCTGACTAATAGAGGAATTTATTTATCTTacgaaaataaaatttaaggagGTCTAAATGTAATAAAATTTAGTTAAAGACAAAAATGttaaatgtaaatttttttaaaaagttatttaaatgtatcttcttgatttttattttttgaattagacAACAAAAAAAGGCGAATTCTAAAATTGATTGCCTGTGATATGATTCTTCATTGAAGGTCATGACCACATCAATtcatcatttttttcaaaaaaatcgtCAGAGGTGGTGGGAGAACACTCATGAGATATTTAGTGTAAGATCTAGATTATCAAATTCAAGGACAGATCTTTTCCTTAGGAATGGGAGGTTATAACCcaccaaatattttataaaaatatatatgtgaAACATTTTGATAGATTATGTATATTTATTTGGCGAAAATTCCTCACTGTTAAATTAGTATTGTGAGATTAACACCTACCTTCTTCATTCATTTTGaacactttttattttgaattcagCATATTGGTTGCTTTGCAAGTTTCAAGTTGAAGAAgtattttcttgatttttttatatcaagATACGTAAGCCAATAAGCTAAGTATTGGTGTTATACTACTGTTATTATATTCAAAGTTTcaacttttttaatttcaaactagGTTTCACGCAATTATAATTTCTTATATCATCTTtgagaaattttgaaattttttatttatttaatttaatattattttatatatttttagttctttaattgatttttttaccaaaaaaaaagacatttaaaTATtcaatatgtatatattaaaattgttaatatttattattctaaCTATAAAttctttacatattttatattttatatattcttattttttcataactacaataataaaaaattaaagaattatggtttttttaaagaaaaagactaaTGTTCAAGAAAAAAAACTACGTTTTTTACTGTGTCAACATTTAGTAATAGTTTTACtactataataaataataaaaaaataaaatataaatttaaaagattaaaaagtCATCTTTAATGAGTTTGACactaattttttagaattagattttgaggataattttaaatttgacaatATCATCTAAATTAGACACATGAGATTAAACAATCATATGTTAAAtgagatttatataaaaatatttaaataattattctttaTCAAGTACAAatcattcaaaataattttaatataattgctttaatattttttctttatagtTAGAATGTTCATcttctaaaaataatatattattttttattttttattatgtatattaGTCCTTTAAAAATTCTCTTCAAATTTCacggttgatcaaatccttattatttaatttgatatgaGCCGGTGGAAGCTGGTTATTATTTTTAGAGGAGGTATGAGAATATCACATCTCATGTTTGCCGATGATTTACTTCTCTTCTGTAAAGTAGAGACGCGTCAAATTCAAAATGTGATGGCAGAATTGGAGAGTTTTTGTAGAACTTTTGGGATGAAGATTAATTTGAAAAAATCTAAAGCATTATATTCTCGTAATATTTCCACAATAAAAAAAGAACTCTTTACTGGGGTGTCATCCATCAGATTTGTCCAaaacttagaaaaatatcttGGGATTACTCTTAGTCATGCTAAGGTGACTAGAGCATTTTTTAATGAGGTTTTGGATAACATCCGGAGAAGGTTAGCCAGTTGAAAAGGGTGTTTACTCAAAAGGGCGGGTAGGCTCTCTTTGATCAATTCGGTTGCAGCTGCTATTTCTACTTACCGCATGCAAGTCTCTCTATTTCTCAAAGGAATAACAAACTCTAGAGCATGCATGATGAGGACTTTTCTCTGGAAAGGCCATGTCAATGGTCGCGGGCTAAATCTTGTTAGCTGGAAGGTATTGGTCACCCCAAAGAAGTTTGGTGGTCTGGAAATTAGAGATCTGTTTTGTGCTAATGTTGCTCTTTTTGATAAGCTAATTTGGCAATTATTTTATCACCCTCACAAGCTTTGGGTTCAACTGCTGGCAGATAAATACCGTTGTTCTTTGGGTGATGAGTTCAGCCACTCGGCGTTTAAAGAATCTTATGTTTGGAGAAGTTTGTGTAAAACTTGGGATATTCTGAAGGATGGTTTTAAATAGTACATTGGTAATTTGGATCAGAATTGGTATTCTAAATGGAGAAAAGAGGGACAACTTTGTAATGaaatggattatgttcacatttctgattcggattTTCGGATTTTAGATCTTTGGTTGGCTGGAAAGTGGCAGCTTGAGAAAGTCTATTCTCCTTTTCACCAGGTTTTGCATGACAACATTCTCTCTTATAAGTCGGATGAGCAAGCGGATTCAATGGTGGGCTGGACTTGGTTTGGGGTGGTGTCTAAGATTTATGATGCTCGCAATGACTACCTTTGGCTCTGCAAGAAGGTGTTTGGAGGGGAGGAGAGAAGGAATTGGTTTTGACTTTGGCGTTAGTTTGTtccgaaaaaaattaaattcttagccTGGCTTTGTCTTCGAAAAGCACTACCCACTGCTGTTTTTCATTTCAGGATAGGTCTGCCTCCTTCAGATAGTTGCCCCCAGTTGCTTGatttgccaggaaacaattttttattgtattcgAAATTGTCCAAAAGCCAAGCTTGTTTGGCAGTCTATGGAGATTTCCTGTCaccctttggatttgaagagttggttcttgttccACAGAAAAGAGTATCTGACGCCGGGATGTCGCTTGGGCcaccaatcttggcgaggttaacAACCAAACTGACACCGGGACGTCACTTGGGCCACTAATCTTGGTGAGGTTAACAACCACACTGTGGTGAAAGTAGCCAAGAACCCACCTTGGTTGGCTAAGCCAAGGATACACCTCTTACTCTTAAAAGAGCCTAGAGAAAAATAAGCACACAGCTTATTTCAATATATAACTCAATCAATTCAACTCATAAACAAAAGGGATACATATTTATACTAGTAGGGGAGGGGGAACCTTCATGACTCGAGCGATGTGGGACTAACTCATaacacaatataataatatatgctaAACTAGACTACTTTAATTAATATTTCTAAGAACCTAATAGATGCTCCTGCATCATTCTCCCTGGGTTGGAAAGAGCTTCAACATTATCCTCCCTGGGTTGAAAAAGGCTCATCTTGTATTGGTGAAAGATTTCATTGGCGAGTGCATTTGAAAGATGTGAAAAGGCATAACTCAACTTGATTCTTTTGACCATCTACATGTTGTAACAGAGTTAATACGATCTTCTTGCCATCTTTGATAAAGGAGTATGTATTTTTGAAACCATCATGAATAGCTCGACGATCATATTGCCAAGGACGTCCTAACAGTAAATGACACGCGTCCATCGGGATGACGTCACACCATACTTATCCTTGTATTTGCTTCCCATAGAAAATTGGACACAACATCGTCTTGTTACTTTAACTTCATTCTCCTTTTTTAACCAATGCAACTTGTAAGGATGAGGATGTAACTCAGTTGGAAGCTTCAGTTTGTCTACCATATAATTTGAAACAACATTTTCACAACTTCCGCTGTCTATGATAACCTTGCAAACCTTCTCTTCAACAGTGCATCTTGTGTGAAAGATGTTGTGGTGTCGCCAACTCTCGTCTTCTATTACCCTTGCAGTATTCAAGTTTTGACAAACTACTAAAGCTTCTCCACAATTGGGTGGAACCTCTTCAATAGCATAGTCAACCTCACCTTCCTCCTCTTGCTCCTAAATTGGTTCTGCATTAACCTCTTCCTCGACAAGAGTGATAACTCTTCGGTTTGGACGATCAGCAGCAATATGCCCAAAACCTTGACATTTGAAGCATTTCCTACCTGATGATGCACGCTCCTTGTTGCCTTTAAAAATTCTGTCTTCACTTCTTGTTGAACATCAAGGATGACTTTTTTGTCCTTCGGCGACTGAGTGTTATTCCTTTGTGTCTTTTGCTTTTCAATCTTTAATGACAATCTAATGACATCATCCAAGGTCCCATATGGTTGCAGCTGAACGACATCAGAAATTTTTGTGTTCAGTCCTCCAAGATAATGAGCGATTGTTTGTTCTTCAGGCTCTTGAATGTCACACTTCATAAGCATCTCTTCAAAGTCCATTGTATATTCTTCCACAGATAACGATTTTTGCCTCAAATTATGAAATTTGATGAAGGTGTCTTGCCTGTAATGTTCAGGAAAGAACTTGCGCTTGTGCTCACAACGCATTTTATCCCATGTCTTGAtcttttttcttccttctctttctcaCTGACGCTTGAGATTCTCCCACCAAACTGACGCATGCTTCTTCAACTTGATTACTACAAGCTTCACACGCTTGTCGTCTGGAATGTCTTTTAACTCGAACACTCTTTCCACCGTGCAAAGCCAGTCGATGAAATCATCTGGTTGGAGTCTCCCTTCAAACTCAGGAATATCAATTTTGATTCCTAAGTCCTTAGCTTTGTGAGTCGTGTTGTGTCGTGCTCTTCGTGTAGACAAATCTTCAgacgaagaagaataatgaaatggATTTGCATTATCTTCTTCACTAGAAGAACTGTCATCACTCTGCCTGCCATGATTATTTTGAGCAGCTTCATGTTTTGCAAGTTGCTCTTGCAACTCCTTAACTTGACGGCATAACTCCTCCATTTCAATCTCTTGAGTAGTTCTGCGCTTTGGAGCCATCTTTTACTATGTAATGAGACTGATGCtttgatgttgtgatgatgatgatgatgaggatgcaCAATGATGATAATGAACGAAGATAATCACCAACAAAAATGGCacccaaagaagagaaaagaatgaTATTACCCGGAACTTCGCAGCAGACAATCCGTACTGATGACGACTCGTACCAATGGCGAGCGAACCGCACTAAAGACCGTACCCACGAACCAAATAAAATTTTACTAAGGCAAAGTGAAGGCCACGAGGACCGaccttgctctgataccaaactgACGTCGGGACGTCGCTTGGGCcaccaatcttggcgaggttaacaaccccactatggtgaaaGTAGCCAAGAACCCACCTTGGTTGGCTAAGCcaaggatgcacctcttactctTAAAAGAGCCTAGAGGAAAATAAGCACACAACTTATTTCAATATATAACTCAATCAATTCAACTCATAAACAAAAGGGGGTACATATGCATATTTATACTAGTAGGGGAGGGAGAACCTTCATGACTCGGGCAATGTGGGACTAACTCATAActcaatataataatatatgctaaactagactattttaattaatatttctaaTAACCTAATAGATGCTCCTGCATCAGtatctttttagatttttttctgATCTTTGGTGGATTTGGAGAGGTAGAAATAATGAGATTTTTAATCATCAAGAGCCTTTGGACACCAAAGACTCGTATGCCGTTAGCCTTGGAGAAAGAGTTTCGGAATGTTTTTGAATTGCAACGAGTTTCTATTCCTTATATGATTAGTTGCTCTTGTGTTCTCCCTTCATTGGGTACTTTTAAAATctattgtgatgctagttatcctGGTTCTGGTGGTTGGATTGGTTTTACCTGTGTTAGCAGGAACTGGAAGGAAAACTGACAAGGTGGCTACTTGGGAACGATTGAGAGCTGCAATATTCTtcaaggagagttgtttgctaaTTGGAGAGGATTTCTGTTAGCATAGGACTTGGGGTAAAGAGATGTGATTTGTGAAACAGAATGTTTGAAGGCTTACAATTTTGTTACAAATTCTCATGACACTGCTGGTTGTGTAGATCTTTTGGTACTTAAAGTCATCGATATCATGACTTGAAAATGGCGTGTTGGTTTTTGCTTGATCCTGAGAGATGCAAACACCGTAGCGGACACCATGGCAAAAACGGCAATAAAATCGCACTCGCCGCATATCAAGTTTTTAGtgccttggaaggagtttgagTTGAGTATTCAACTAAACCGTCCTACGTCTTTTTAGTCCTttaggactttattttttttttcttttctgtttggtttttttttctttttcggtcaccaaaataaaaaaaaatccttattatttgaTTATCCATCTGAGTCAACCGATGACAtgactttaattaattttttacgcAATTCATTTGATCAACAAATAAGAAAacaattttggtaaaattaggtTCCTATATGTCCCTCGAATAAATTACAATCTTGACATTCAATGTGAGATTGAATGATCAAAATTGACTCTTTTCCTATCTCTAATTATATAACATTATGATGCTCGAATTTAACTTGACATATGAGATAGACTCAATCTCATCACTCCAAACCGTACACAATCTTAAATGTCACTTACATTTTATGCTAGACTAGAAGATACTTTGATATAATACGCTATGTACTAAGATACTTCAATATAATTATGCATGCATTATTATGTTACAAGAGACACCAAATCATCATCAAGCAGTGTTGACAAATCTAGAAGAGAGACAAGCATCTACGGCTTCAGCAACAGTAAGAAAAATCCTTTCTTTTCCAATTTTATCAACAAAGTTTGCCACTTTAAGCTTGTGAATCACTACCCACCTTGGATTTACCATAGCCAACTGCAAAAAACACAGAACAACAGCACAAACTTTAGAACCAAATAGAAACATTCATGAGGCCTCAAGAAATAGAAAAGTTCATGTCATTGTTACTTCTACACCACGTGAAAGCAATCTCTTATGCAGTTCCTCCAGTGCTAAGATTCCGGAAGTATCAACATTTGTGAGGTCTATCAAAGAGAATTGCGTAGGGTCAATCATCATAACAGTTTAGcgtttaggatttagagtttattAGTTTTAAGACTCACCGGTCATGTCAATGATTATAGCTTGCAACCTTCCTTTAGCAGCTTCTTCAATGTTATCTTGTTCTTCATCCTCTACCCACTTCAGGATTCTGCCAACCAGTAGTGAACAATTTTAATCCCAAATAAATAAAcatcatttattaattattaagctTGTATATAGTCTATGTAACAAGTCATTATTTTGTGAACTTTATTAAATTTCATGCCTTTCTCTGACAAAACCGGCATTCGCAAAGCAGAGTGAGCCTGAGCTTATGCGAATGACCAGTATCCCAGGAGTGGTTATGGCCATGGGATACTGGATAACATCGCAATAAGCTTCTGTGGTTGGAATTCTCCCTAGAATTTCAACACCTGGTCTAATTGATTGTAATAGTATCTTTGCAAATGAGATTGAAACCTGCACAAATCAAGTTAATTAGACATTAATTGGTTAACTAATCAAAGTGATTAGAAACCTATTAGCTAGTCACAGATGCAGAGGCTACCGTCTATAGTAAGTTGTTCAGGGAATATTAAAATGATAAGAATAGCATAACTCTTAATTGGTCCACACATTTTTGTTCTAATTCTAATtggatttttgtgttttgtcttaAAAGGAaaatttgattctattctaagaagAATTTTAGTGGCCATACTATTCACTGAAAGTAACCATCATTGAAGACTATCGATTggatataaattaaagaaaaaaggttTGGGATTTGAAAATTGTCAAGACGAGAATCTTCATCTTCAAtccacatttttttttcatttatttatttatctatctatttTATGGGTCAGGACACCATCAACCCCACACTACCATACATATCAATAGTGGCTAGCTAGAATAGCAAGTGTTCTAGAAATGTTAGTATTTTATTGAAACACTtgaaatatttgaaaattttcctAGAGTATGAGTTAATGTATTGTGCATAAAATtgcttaattataaaatattgatAGTTTGGGGGTGGTCAGCGATGGATCATAAAGTCAACCATGAAAAAGCTATGATTGGCTCAGATTTGTTGATCAGAGTCTACTTGCAAATTCCGACAAATAATTTTCAGCCATTCATGAGACAACACAATTATTTAGGTCAGATCATGATAGAGATGGAACCCACCAAGCTTTTCCCTAGGCCAATTCCAGTTTCGTGTAAGACATAATTTCTGTTCTACCAAGCACAAATAATATAATTGAAAGGTATTTGTTATGTTGCCTAAAAATATTGCCTAATtgttaaaatagattaaataattaattttaaatttaaaagtataaaaattaaaaattttaaatattttaaaattattataaaaaaaattaggtaaAGATTAGATATCAAATAAAAGATACTATAGAATTGGCCTAATTAAAAACCTAAGTCGCTATATGCAAGCCGAAAGGGCCCATTTTGTGAATTATTCCTAGCTCACAAGTCATAAGACATGTGATTCTTTTTCACAAATGTTAGTAATCCGCTTAATTTTAATCCGTTTTTTAATATGTAATGATTCATTGATCccttttaatatgtttttttataattatattatgtgtatataaaaaataaattattaatattattattataaaatacatattaaaatataaaatatacattaaaaatattgttatttaaatgtgtttattataacttttaaaaaaatgttttttcttctattatttggttattttttattttgtattaggGAATGCTTTTACTGTATTTAACTGTATGTGGTAATTTAATCAGGAGTTTAACATGATTCTAAAATTAATCGTTTGAATTAATAAAATACATGACTACTTTttaagaaacaaaacaaaaaagtgaTCACTGTCCTTAGCTTTTTATATAGCATACTAATCAAAGAAACTTATTTTCTACAGgattaagagaaaaaaatgacTTTATTGAAACGAACCAAAAAGTCAACCAAACATAATCTTAGTAATAGTATGAGTAAATAAATATTGTTATTTATAAACCAAAAGTAATTATCTatttaattagataaaaattcaGGTGCAATCAACTTCATGTAAAGTTAATATAATTCATaacgttagataaaaatttagttaaatcagtcaaatcatttaatgaCTCTGacttatcaactttacgtgaagtcgactgcacctaagTTTTTACCATTTAATTATGCAGGGTGTTAAATCAAAAGGTCAAAAACggttgaaaattaaagaaacaaaatAGGGTGGAGGTAGATATGTAACTCACAGCAATAAGAAGACCAATCTCAACGGATACAAACAAGACTCCGAAGAAAGCACCAAGACATGCAAGAAAGTCGAATTTATCAACCTTCCATATGTGATAAGCTTCACCAATGTCTATCAACCCAGGCAATGCTGAGAGGATTATAGAAGCAAGTATTGCCATTGGAGTGTAGTACAATAGTCTTGTAAAAAATTCCAAGCATAGAAGCACCGTTACCGCCATCACTATGTTTGAAACTGCTGTTTGGCACCCTGCACTGAAATTCACCGCTGTCCTTGAAAACGAACCTGTATCATCCAACTCAAAAACTTAAGATATCAAATTAATGGATCTTTCTCATCTTATAAattctttattcttttttattttctttgatgtGAGACTAACTTCATACACTcttcacacttgcaacattatCATTAATTTGACATTGTTGACTTCATATGAGAACAACTGCACACAAGAATTGTGACCTTATTTCCTAACATGATTTGAGATGTATCCACTCACCAGTTGACACGTAGCATGAAGTTAATGATCCTGCAATGTTCATGCAGCCCATTGCCAACATTTCTTTGTTCCCATCAAGATGGTATCCTTTGATGTTAGCAAAAGATCTACCAACAGCTATTGCTTCCTGAATCATAGATAAgaatgaataattaattaattaaataaatcatcTTAGTTATTTCGGTATATTCATAAATCAGCATAAAACGATGGGAgtaaaaagaaatgaaattaaagGGAGTGAATTAACACACGGTGAGAGCGATGATGGCAGAAATCAATCCAATTTTAGCAGCTTGTCCAACATGTGGGCCTTTTAATTGTAACTTGTGAACTGAACTTGGATTAAGCCCTCCTTGAACATGCTTTATTATATTAACCCCATGCTTATCAGCTTTGGACAAGAAAACAATCAAAGTTGAGAGAATAACTGATAGAAGAGGAGCAATAGCTGGCAGCCAGAAAAGTTTCTTGTTCCTTCTGCCCTGAAAATATCAGATGAGTTTGACatcatcaaaatttcaaattaattaataaaaaaaagaggtactaataaataataatttcattATTACTTACAATAAACCGTGCAGTCAAAAGGAAAATCAGGAATGAACACCCGATGACAAAGTTAAGAG
This region of Arachis hypogaea cultivar Tifrunner chromosome 8, arahy.Tifrunner.gnm2.J5K5, whole genome shotgun sequence genomic DNA includes:
- the LOC112706145 gene encoding low affinity sulfate transporter 3 — encoded protein: MGSEATEQSSERSQWVLNSPNPPPLTKKLFGPLKNSNNFFFSSSSSKKETRSRRAVSFLASLFPILSWFRTYSATKFKDDLLSGLTLASLSIPQSIGYANLAKLDPQYGLYTSVIPPVIYALMGSSREIAIGPVAVVSMLLSSLVPKVVDPDAHPIDYRNLVFTVTLFAGIFQTAFGVLRLGFLVDFLSHAALVGFMAGAAIVIGLQQLKGLLGLTHFTTKTDAVAVLKSVYASLHQQITSSEKWSPLNFVIGCSFLIFLLTARFIGRRNKKLFWLPAIAPLLSVILSTLIVFLSKADKHGVNIIKHVQGGLNPSSVHKLQLKGPHVGQAAKIGLISAIIALTEAIAVGRSFANIKGYHLDGNKEMLAMGCMNIAGSLTSCYVSTGSFSRTAVNFSAGCQTAVSNIVMAVTVLLCLEFFTRLLYYTPMAILASIILSALPGLIDIGEAYHIWKVDKFDFLACLGAFFGVLFVSVEIGLLIAVSISFAKILLQSIRPGVEILGRIPTTEAYCDVIQYPMAITTPGILVIRISSGSLCFANAGFVRERILKWVEDEEQDNIEEAAKGRLQAIIIDMTDLTNVDTSGILALEELHKRLLSRGVELAMVNPRWVVIHKLKVANFVDKIGKERIFLTVAEAVDACLSSRFVNTA